Proteins encoded within one genomic window of Humulus lupulus chromosome 1, drHumLupu1.1, whole genome shotgun sequence:
- the LOC133827603 gene encoding uncharacterized protein LOC133827603, whose translation MVEPYCFKQGGSTTRTPMLDGTNYACWKARMRAFLKAMDERVWSVVVDGWTPPTIKDGEDTKQKPVSEWTTAEAITNCEIAKDAWDKLQTKNEGTKNVKNSRLRSLTTEFENFTMTDDESITEFHARLCDITTESFALGETYSDSKLVRKVLGALPRKFKSKVNSIEECHDVDTLDLDELIGSLWNYELTMKRWSKENKEKRVSSGVSLSHKAAENIFVGDSLEILDEEKAECANTLKKKGRALAATWSDSEEDQKAAEKDSSDLEENFVAFTVKTSETPCSNTNLDGVCSDEDDLDQQTTYEQMYNQWVSVIKKAKILEIKVGELEEERKNLLGKVDFLTLDIEEKRVALEEMQEKLDYANKTIETYIVGEDLFDNMMGIGQFARKKHGVGFNQPLAIKKKDLPNKAQVSLVGRKQWRQKNAHTKALVVHTSLLACNSDQWYFDSGCSRHMTENKHLLTNLLSYVEGYVTFGDGSKGRIMGRGELHLHGLPPSKNVLYVEGIRSKDNCYLLSTNLVCNAAKTDETKLWHYKLGHLNYRDLSKLVKLKVVRGVPNMALLKDKGEKVKKVIRLRSDHGKEFENNIFADFCNLEGIVHEFSAPKTPQQNGVVERKN comes from the exons ATGGTTGAGCCAT ATTGCTTCAAACAAGGCGGGTCTACTACTAGAACCCCCATGCTTGATGGAACCAACTATGCTTGTTGGAAAGCTCGAATGAGAGCTTTTCTCAAAGCTATGGATGAGCGTGTTTGGAGTGTTGTGGTTGACGGCTGGACTCCACCTACCATCAAGGATGGTGAGGACACTAAACAAAAGCCCGTGTCAGAATGGACTACGGCTGAG GCTATAACAAATTGTGAAATAGCCAAGGATGCGTGGGATAAGCTGCAAACTAAAAATGAAGGAACAAAAAATGTCAAAAATTCTAGATTGAGATCTCTCACAACTGAATTTGAAAATTTTACTATGACAGATGATGAGTCTATCACTGAATTTCATGCTAGATTATGTGATATTACTACTGAATCTTTTGCTCTAGGTGAAACTTATTCAGACTCCAAGCTTGTAAGGAAGGTTCTCGGAGCTCTCCCTAGGAAGTTCAAGTCAAAAGTTAATTCCATTGAGGAATGCCATGATGTTGATACCCTTGATTTGGATGAGCTGATTGGATCATTGTGGAACTATGAACTCACTATGAAAAGGTGgtctaaagaaaataaagaaaaaagggTTTCTAGTGGAGTTTCTTTATCTCACAAAGCTGCCGAAAATATTTTTGTAGGAGATTCTCTTGAGATTTTAGATGAGGAGAAG GCTGAGTGTGCAAACACTTTGAAGAAAAAGGGGAGAGCTCTGGCAGCAACTTGGAGTGACAGTGAAGAGGATCAAAAGGCTGCAGAAAAGGATAGTTCAGATTTGGAAGAAAACTTTGTTGCTTTCACTGTTAAGACATCAGAAACACCATGTTCAAACACTAACTTAGATGGAGTGTGTAGTGATGAGGATGACTTGGACCAGCAAACGACCTATGAACAAATGTATAATCAATGGGTTAGCGTGATAAAGAAAGCTAAAATTCTAGAGATTAAAGTGGGAGAACTCGAAGAAGAAAGGAAAAACTTGTTAGGAAAAGTCGATTTTCTCACTTTGGACATTGAAGAGAAGAGGGTTGCTCTAGAAGAAATGCAGGAGAAGCTGGACTATGCTAATAAAACCATTGAGACATACATTGTTGGTGAAGATTTATTTGACAACATGATGGGAATTGGTCAATTTGCTAGAAAGAAACATGGAGTTGGTTTCAATCAACCATTGGCTATCAAAAAGAAAGATCTTCCAA ATAAGGCTCAAGTCTCTCTTGTTGGAAGAAAACAGTGGAGACAGAAGAATGCTCATACTAAGGCTCTTGTGGTTCATACTTCTCTTTTGGCTTGTAACAGTGACCAGTGGTACTTTGATAGCGGGTGTTCTCGCCACATGACCGAAAACAAGCATCTTCTCACTAATCTTTTGTCTTATGTTGAGGGATATGTCACCTTTGGTGATGGGAGCAAAGGTCGGATCATGGGAAGAGGGGAGTTGCATTTACATGGTTTACCTCCTTCGAAAAATGTACTCTATGTTGAAG GGATTAGATCTAAGGACAATTGTTATCTCTTAAGCACTAACTTAGTGTGTAATGCGGCAAAGACGGATGAAACTAAACTATGGCACTACAAGTTAGGTCATCTTAATTATAGAGATCTTAGTAAACTTGTAAAATTAAAAGTGGTTAGAGGTGTTCCAAACATGGCTCTATTGAAAGACAAA GGTGAAAAGGTTAAGAAAGTGATTCGTCTTAGAAGTGACCATGGCAAGGAATTTGAGAACAACATCTTTGCTGATTTTTGCAACCTAGAAGGGATAGTTCATGAGTTCTCAGCGCCGAAAACTCCTCAGCAAAATGGGGTTGTTGAAAGGAAAAATTGA